Genomic DNA from Roseburia intestinalis L1-82:
GCCTTCCGCGATCTTCTGCCGCCGGAACTATTGCACCGCAAAAAAAGTCCTTACCCGAAAACCTACCATCCGGGTTATGAAAAGATCCTGATCGCGCGGATGACGGATATTTTAGCAGACAGCAATGCTTCTATCCTTCCGCTTATCGATAAAAAGAAAGCGAAAAAATTTATGGAAGCACCAAAAGAATACGGAAAGCCGTGGTTCGGGCAGCTTATGGCGGGTCCACAGCTTCTGGCCTATTTTATCCAGCTCAATTACTGGATGGAGAAATATCATCTTTCTGTGTGACAGAAAAAAACACTCCGGCACTTTTACTTTGTCCGGGGTGTTTTTTGTATATTATGATTCTAAAACTTTTCTGTGTTTTTTCTGATACACCCTGCATACCAGCACTGCGATCAGTGTCCCCGTGATCATTCCGGCAAGAACGTCCGTCGGATAATGCACTCCGACATAAAGTCTTGAAAACATGATCAGAAATGCCAGGATCAAAGCCGGCACCCCGATCTTCCCTGGGCATGTCAGAAAGATCACAACAGCCGCTGCAAAAGAACTGCCGGTATGCCCGGATGGAAATGAAAGATCCCTCTGCGCTTCTATGATACGCTGCAGTCCATCCACAGCCTCATAAGGCCTTGTTCTGGCGACCAGATTTTTTAAAATGAGATTATTAACGATCAGAGATCCCAACAGGGAACACGTCATGAGCACACCTGTTCTCCGCATCTTTTTTACAAGTAAAAATACGATTGCAAGAGCAATCCAGGTCCATCCCGCATCGCCTAAATGCGTAATAAATGTCATGACCGGCGTCAGAACAGCATTCCTCACATGCTCCTGGATCCACAATAAAATATTCCCATCTAACTGCAATAAAACATCCATCTTATGTATTACCCCGTTTTTTTATGTTTTTACATACATTTTATGTTTCTACTGCTGCCCCGTCAATACTTTGTTGAGCAGATCGGCAAGCGGTACCATCGCATTTTTTGCCTCCGCCAGTGTATTTGTCTGCGCCCCCACCTCGATCAGAAGTGTCTTCGGGCAATAGTGCATATTGTAGCGGTATCCCTTCAGATAAATTCTTCTGGTAAATCCCGGGTAATATTCTGCCGCCTTTAACTGCATCTGGAACGATATCGCCAGATTATCTGCAATATAAGGATTATAAAGATATTCGATATCGCCTGTTTTCGTCGTGCGGCTCAATCCATTAAAAAACATGATCTGCGCCATCGGCATGCCGTTTTGTTCCGTAACCAGTCTCGTATTGTTTCCGACTCCGTCACGGTGCAGATCGATCACAACCTCAATGCTTTTATTTTCCGCTAAGAT
This window encodes:
- a CDS encoding phosphatase PAP2 family protein, which gives rise to MDVLLQLDGNILLWIQEHVRNAVLTPVMTFITHLGDAGWTWIALAIVFLLVKKMRRTGVLMTCSLLGSLIVNNLILKNLVARTRPYEAVDGLQRIIEAQRDLSFPSGHTGSSFAAAVVIFLTCPGKIGVPALILAFLIMFSRLYVGVHYPTDVLAGMITGTLIAVLVCRVYQKKHRKVLES